In the Nevskiales bacterium genome, CTGACGTCATCGACGACCCACGGCGGCTGCAAGCCCAGCGCGCTGGTGAACAGAGCTTCTACGGCAATGCCCATGGACTCATCCTCCTGATCAAACACGCCTCGTGGACATGTGCACAGGCCGGCCAGCGGCCTGCACACATGCCCACCGGGCTCGACGACCAGGAGTCATTGTGACTGTTGGGTTCCACACGAAATGACGAAGAGCCGCAACCAGGGGCCAGCATGCTCAAGCAGCAGTTTCGCCAGCGGCGTGCCTGCGCCGAAAAGTACGGCAGCGGCCAGCGCGGCGGGGATGCCGGAGTCGTTCAATTTCATTTTCTCTTGTCATTTATGGACTTGCGTTCAACGGAACGACCGTGCGCACCATGCACGTGTCCGGCCGCGCTGGAGCCGCCCTCGGAGCCTTGGCGAGCAAGCTCATTCAAGATGCCGCAGTGGGCAGCATCCCGCGCTTCCTGACACAAATCCCGCAGCCCTTTAAGTTGCCGCTCCA is a window encoding:
- a CDS encoding MerR family DNA-binding protein, with the translated sequence LDMTLDEIRVLLRFKDAPTENCGEVNALLDEHIGHVAARIRELRSLERQLKGLRDLCQEARDAAHCGILNELARQGSEGGSSAAGHVHGAHGRSVERKSINDKRK